GCGGCGCCTGGGCGCGATGGGCAGGGAGACGTCGGCCATCGCCGCCACCTGCCGTGCCCACGGGCCGGCCGCGTTGACGACGACGTCGGCCTCGAGTCGCCCGGTCTCGGTCTCGACACCCGTCACCTGACCGCCGTCCTGACGGACGTCCGTCACGGCCGTCTTCGTCAGCACCGTCGCACCCGCCTCGGTGGCTGCCTGTGCGTACCCCTGTACGGCGAGGTGCGGGTCGGCGAAGCCGTCGGTCGGCGAGTAGGTCGCGCCGACGAACGCCTCCGGTCGGATCCCCGAACAGTACTCGAGCGCTTCCTCGGGCTCGAGGAACGTACTCGGGACCCCGCGGTCGGTCTGCATCGCGACGTTCTCGCGGAAGGTGTCGGCCATCGCTTCGGTCCGGGCGAGAAAGAGGTAGCCCGTCCGCCGGTACTCGATATCGATGCCAAAGCGGTCCTCGAACGTCTCCCAGACGCGCATGCTCTCGAGCGAGAGGTCAACGTTGACCGGCGTCGAGAACTGCGCGCGGATGCCGCCGACCGAGCGTTCGGTGCTCCCGCTGCCGATCGACCCCTTCTCACAGACGGTGACCGTCGCTCCTTCGTCAGCGAGAGCGTACGCACTCGCCAGCCCGACGATCCCGCCACCAACGATGACTGCGTGCATGAGTCTCACATTCGAAACGCGCTCGGTTAAGCGTTCTCGCGACGATGGTCGACCGGCGGTCGTTTCGTCGGGGCTGAACTTTTCACACCGGCGTGCGTGAGTACGCTCGAATGTACGACGTCATCCTGATTCCGACTGACGGCAGCGAGTACGCCGAGTCAGCCGCCGAGACGGGAATCGAGCTCGCAGGCGTCCACGACGCGGCCGTCCACGTCGTCTGCGTGGTCGAAACCGGCCCGTTCGGCGGCCTCAGACTGCCAGGCGATGCGGCGAGCGCGGAGGAGGCGATCCGCGATCGGGCGAACGAGTTCGTCGCCCGAATCGCCGACCGGGCGAACGCGGAGGGACTCGAGGTGACGACGGCCACGCCGTCGGGGCCCCCGGGAAGCGAACTGCTCGAGTACGCAGAAGCCGTCGACGCCGACCTCATCGTCATGGGCACGCGAGGACGTGGCGGCTTCCACCGGGCAGCGCTCGGCAGCGTTGCCGACCACGTGATCCGGTTCGGGGACGTGCAGGTGCTGGTGAGCAAGGTGAAAGCGCCGGAGTGACTGGAAGCGAGAGAGAACGTGACGGGGTGACGTCGATCACGCCGCCTCGTGGACCATCCGGTTGATGGCTTTCGTGCGTTTTCCGACGGCCCAGCCGATCAACGCGAGTCCGGCGTAGATCCCGATCGCTGGGGGGACGTACGCCACGAGAACGACCTCCGGGGTGAATCCCAGCGCGTCGAGGCCGCCAGCGACGAGCAACGAGACGAGAAACAGCGCCGTCCCGACGTCAGCGCCACGCATGCTCGGCAGTGAACCCGGCGTGGAGAAGAGCCGCCCCATCGCGTAGAAGGCGACGCCGAAGGTGAACCAGCCGATCAGGAGGAAGGGAGCCGCACGGGTGGCGTCGTCCGGAAAGTAGTCGGGGAGAACGGAGACGTGAACGACGGCCGTCACGAGCACGGCGACCCCGAGTACGAGGTACAGAATCGGCGAATCGCTGTCCACGGCCATGTACGGAACGCGGTCGACGATTGGTAAAGTCCTTTGTATTTACCAGACTGCCGTCAGAATCGGTCCGGTGAAAGCCGGACTCGGCTCTCCCGATCGCTCGTCCCCTCGAGGAGTCCCGCGACGACGTCGGCTATCGCCGGCGCGAGCGTGATTCCGAGCCCCGTCGGTCCACAGGCGACGAGAAAGCCGGGAACGTCGGTCTCGCCGACGATCGGTCGGCCGTCTGGCGTCACCGTCCGGAGGCCAGCCCACTCGTCGACGATCGAGGCGTTCGTAAATCCGGGGACGAGTTCGTCGATCGTCCTCGAGGCCGTGCGCATCGCCTCGGGAATCCGCAGCGCCGTCGGTTCGTATCGCTGCCCCTCCACGTAGTCGGTCGTGAACGCGCCAAAGTAAACCGTAACCTCGTCGACCGGGCGGAGATACCGGCGCGATTCGAAGATCGTGAACGGGAGGTCGGCGGTCGACCGTCCCTCGAGTGCGAGCATCGGTCCGAGCGTGTGTGCCAGCGGGAGCGAGACGCCGACCAGGTCGTTGAGCGCCGGCGCCCACGGGCCGGCCGCGTTGACGACGACGTCGGCCTCGAGTCGCCCGGCCTCGGTCTCGACACCCGCCACCGATCCGTCCTCGAGGACGACGTCGGTCACGTCGGTTCCCGTGCGGAGTTCGACGCCGCGTTCGCGGGCGCGCTCGGCGAAGGCGTCGACGAGTTCCTGGGGCTCGAACGCGGTGTCGCTCGCGGTGGAGAGCCCGCCCGTGAAGCCATCGGTCTCGACCCCGAACCGGTGCAGTTCCGACGCGTCGACGAACGTCGCGTCGACGCCGTACGCCTGCAGGGTGGTCGCGGCCTCCTCGAGCGTCGCGGCGTAGTCGTCGCTCTCGGCGACGAACAGCGAACCGAGCCGGGTTGAGGTGATCGCTCCGTCGTCGAGGAAGTGCTCGTACGTCGACCAGGCCCGATCCAGAAGTCGCTGGTCGAACCGGGTCGGCGACGACGTCCCCCGGAGAAACATCCCTGCGGAGGCCTCTGTCGTCTCGGAGCCGAGGCTCGAGCGCTCACAGAGGGTGACGTCAGTGTCGCCTGTGCCGAGGCGGGCTGCGATCGCGACCCCGATGAGACCACCGCCAACGACGACGACGTTCATAGACGACGCTACAGCCCCGTGTGGTCATAACGTTCGTTGCGGCAGATCCTGACTGTTCGACGCGGCGGACGATCCTGCACAGTGGAGTCGGGGCCTCCTCGAAGTTCACATTCGACTGCGGAGCGGTCGTGGTCCACGTTCGACTGCGGAGAGGCGCGATCGGGAGCCGAACCGAACGCGTTCGGGGCCGAGATCAGTAGAAATAGAGCTCGAGTTCGTGGCCACAGTTACCACAGTTCGTCTCTTTGCCCCGGAGTCTCGCCGACTCGTCGCCGTCCGGGTCGGCGATCCCGGCGCCTGGCGGGACGGTGGTGGTTACGGTCGCGTTACACCGGGGGCAGCCGATACGCATATTAGATGGACTCGATCGTGACATGCACACCCCGTAATCGGACCGCCGGATTAGTTATCCCAGCCGTACTCACTCGTGGGGATCCACTACTCCGGCCGACATCCCAGTCAATCGACTGTTTCGGGCTGGTGGATTCGGCGTGGCAAAACCGAACGTCTTCGTTGGATACTGGGAGCGTAGCTGGCCGGTAACCCGTCCCAGAAAAACCGTTGCAACCCGCAAACTGACGACGGTCCAGCCGCTACTCCTCCAGGGTGGCCTCTCTGGCGGCCGCCGCCCCCTCGAGGATCTCCTCGAGAGTCTTGCTCCCCTGGCTGCGCCAGTGGGCCTCGCCAGTGCCGTCGATGGCAACCGTCGTCGGCGTCGCGACGACGTCGTAGCGCTCGTAGAGGTTGATTCCGGGGTCCATCCCGACGGCCCAGTTCCCTCCGTGTTCTTCCCACCACGCGCTGATCGGTTCTTCGTCCCGCTCGATCGTCACCGAGAGGAACGTGACGTCCTCGGCAGCTTCCTGTGCCTCGGCGACGGTCGGCATCAGCGACGCGCAGGACGAACACGTCGTCGCGAAGAAGTCGACGACCATCGCCTGACCGGGCTGGGGAACGGTGATCGTGCCGGCCTCGCTTCCCGGCGCGTCGATCGTCTCGAGTTCGATCGGATCGCCGCCACCGTTGGAGTCGCCCTCCGAGTCGAGCAACGATGGCCCTCGAGCAGCGAGGACGCCGGCCCCGGCGAGGACGCCCAGGCTTCCGATCCCCGCGATGACGTCGCGTCGTCTCATCCGTCCTCCACGACCGTCAGGAGGTCGTCCGTGATCACCGACCACTCGACCGACGCCGCGTTCGGGTACGCGCGCTCGACGATCCCGTCTCGGTTGACCAGCAGGATCAGGTTGTAGTGGACGATGTCGTACTCGTCGGCTTCGTTCCCGTGTCCGTGGTCGTCGTCGTGTCCGTGGTCGTCGTCGTGTCCGTGGTCGTCGTCGTGGTCGTGTTCGTGGTCGTCGTCATCGAGGCCGTGGTGGTCGAGCTGGAGCCCGAACTGCTCGGCGAGGACCGTCTCGGCCTCGTCGTAGCTCTCGGGTCTGAGGAAGTGCCAGTTCCCGGCCTCGAGGTCGGCACCGACGATCTCGGCTTCCTCTCTGAGCACGTCTTCGGTGTCCCGTTCCGGATCGAACGTCATCGCCAGAAGCGCGATCTCGTCCTCGAGTCCCGCTTCGGCGGCTGCCTGCTGTGCGTGGACGAGTCGCGAAAGCAGCATCGGGCAGGAGTCGTCGTGGCAGTTGGTGTAGATGAACGTCAGCAAGAACGCGCGTTCGCCCACGAATCGCTCCGGAGAGATCTCCTCCTCGAGGAGCGGGTCGGGGAGGGTAAACGACGGAACGTCGTCGCCGTAACTCGGGTGACTCGCCGCGCTCAGGTCGACTTCCGGCGGGCCGAGAATCGCCCCGTCGGCGCTGCCGTCGTCGAGCATCCCGGCGACGCCGTCGAGACAGCCCGCCGTCGCGGCGACGCCCGCAACCCCGAGCGAGCGAAGGTACGTGCGCCTGTCCATATCCGATCCTAGGAACGAACGCGGATATGCTCGTTGGTTCGGTTCCCACGCCTCCTCGCGGGGGTAAATTGAAACAACATTCGGGAAGGAACAGCCCGAATGACGGCTCACGTCAGGGGCTGTGCAAGTATTGCTCGAATCTGGGCAGAGTAGCAAGGGTTAATAAGGTGGATGGGAAACGTCGGGTGAATGCACCGGCGAACTCACTGGCGAACACCCCGCCGTCGCCGGTCGGTTTTCACTCAGACGTGTGCCACATCAACGCACGCGTAATATGGTCGAACGATCCACCATGGCATCCACCCAATCTACACCCGACCTGGAAGAAGAGGAGACAGCCGTCGAGACCGCCCGACGTCAACTCGAGCGCGCGGCGGCCCATCTCGACGT
This portion of the Natronobeatus ordinarius genome encodes:
- a CDS encoding NAD(P)/FAD-dependent oxidoreductase, producing MNVVVVGGGLIGVAIAARLGTGDTDVTLCERSSLGSETTEASAGMFLRGTSSPTRFDQRLLDRAWSTYEHFLDDGAITSTRLGSLFVAESDDYAATLEEAATTLQAYGVDATFVDASELHRFGVETDGFTGGLSTASDTAFEPQELVDAFAERARERGVELRTGTDVTDVVLEDGSVAGVETEAGRLEADVVVNAAGPWAPALNDLVGVSLPLAHTLGPMLALEGRSTADLPFTIFESRRYLRPVDEVTVYFGAFTTDYVEGQRYEPTALRIPEAMRTASRTIDELVPGFTNASIVDEWAGLRTVTPDGRPIVGETDVPGFLVACGPTGLGITLAPAIADVVAGLLEGTSDRESRVRLSPDRF
- a CDS encoding TlpA family protein disulfide reductase → MRRRDVIAGIGSLGVLAGAGVLAARGPSLLDSEGDSNGGGDPIELETIDAPGSEAGTITVPQPGQAMVVDFFATTCSSCASLMPTVAEAQEAAEDVTFLSVTIERDEEPISAWWEEHGGNWAVGMDPGINLYERYDVVATPTTVAIDGTGEAHWRSQGSKTLEEILEGAAAAREATLEE
- a CDS encoding SCO family protein, which codes for MDRRTYLRSLGVAGVAATAGCLDGVAGMLDDGSADGAILGPPEVDLSAASHPSYGDDVPSFTLPDPLLEEEISPERFVGERAFLLTFIYTNCHDDSCPMLLSRLVHAQQAAAEAGLEDEIALLAMTFDPERDTEDVLREEAEIVGADLEAGNWHFLRPESYDEAETVLAEQFGLQLDHHGLDDDDHEHDHDDDHGHDDDHGHDDDHGHGNEADEYDIVHYNLILLVNRDGIVERAYPNAASVEWSVITDDLLTVVEDG
- a CDS encoding universal stress protein, translated to MYDVILIPTDGSEYAESAAETGIELAGVHDAAVHVVCVVETGPFGGLRLPGDAASAEEAIRDRANEFVARIADRANAEGLEVTTATPSGPPGSELLEYAEAVDADLIVMGTRGRGGFHRAALGSVADHVIRFGDVQVLVSKVKAPE
- a CDS encoding NAD(P)/FAD-dependent oxidoreductase, translating into MHAVIVGGGIVGLASAYALADEGATVTVCEKGSIGSGSTERSVGGIRAQFSTPVNVDLSLESMRVWETFEDRFGIDIEYRRTGYLFLARTEAMADTFRENVAMQTDRGVPSTFLEPEEALEYCSGIRPEAFVGATYSPTDGFADPHLAVQGYAQAATEAGATVLTKTAVTDVRQDGGQVTGVETETGRLEADVVVNAAGPWARQVAAMADVSLPIAPRRRQLAVVEPETSVPESDPLAIDMARGSYFRPERDGDALVGGHFADVDPDHDPDAYSTSFDFDWAASALEAAADWTTYFGPESGIKRGWAGLYAVTPDNHPIVEETAPGLITAAGFSGHGFQHAPATGRLVAELALDGEASLVDIDGLSSDRFVADERHVEQNVV